One genomic region from Muriicola soli encodes:
- the gyrA gene encoding DNA gyrase subunit A, giving the protein MAEGEKLIPINIEDEMKSAYIDYSMSVIVSRALPDVRDGLKPVHRRVLYGMHELGVRSNSSHKKSARIVGEVLGKYHPHGDTSVYDTMVRMAQEWSLRYMLIDGQGNFGSIDGDSPAAMRYTEARMRKIADEMLSDIEKETVDHQLNFDDSLQEPTVLPARIPNLLINGASGIAVGMATNMPPHNLSEVVDGTIALIENPDIEIDELITHIKAPDFPTGGIIYGYDGVKEAFHTGRGRIVMRAKSHFEEVQGRECIIVTEIPYQVNKADMIKKTADLVNDKKIEGISNIRDESDRNGMRIVYILKRDAIPNIVLNTLFKYTALQSSFSVNNIALVKGRPQLLNVREIITYFVEHRHEVVVRRTTFDLKKAEDRAHILEGLIIASDNIDEVISIIRGSSNADTAREALIERFKLSEIQAKAIVEMRLRQLTGLEQDKLRSEYEEVLKTIEDLKDILANKDRRMSIIKDELLEVKEKYGDERRSEINFAGGDLSIEDMIPDEQVVITISHAGYIKRTPLTEYKTQNRGGVGQKASATRNEDFLEHLFVGTNHQYMLFFTQNGKCFWMRVYEIPEGSRTSKGRAIQNLINIESDDKVKAFICTQDLKDEDYVNSHYVIMATKKGVVKKTSLEQYSRPRQNGIIAINVREGDELLEAKLTTGTSEIFLGLKSGKAIRFEESKTRPMGRNASGVRGITLASDDDEVIGMISVHNFDEEILVVSENGYGKRSSIDDYRITNRGGKGVKTISITDKTGGLVAIKNVSDSDDLMIINKSGIAIRMSVDDLRTMGRATQGVKLINLKDNDSIAAVAKVMKDEDNLEEVDLMDIEVKTEDGTALDNQEPESEE; this is encoded by the coding sequence ATGGCGGAAGGAGAAAAATTGATCCCGATTAACATTGAAGATGAAATGAAATCTGCCTACATTGATTATTCAATGTCGGTCATTGTGTCACGAGCCTTACCCGATGTCAGGGACGGATTAAAACCGGTACACAGAAGAGTGCTTTACGGGATGCACGAACTTGGGGTCAGATCGAACAGCTCGCACAAAAAATCAGCGAGAATTGTAGGTGAAGTTTTGGGTAAATACCACCCTCACGGAGATACCTCGGTATATGACACGATGGTGCGGATGGCCCAGGAATGGAGTTTGCGCTATATGCTTATTGACGGGCAGGGAAACTTTGGTTCCATAGACGGGGACAGTCCTGCTGCGATGAGGTATACTGAAGCTCGTATGCGGAAGATCGCAGATGAGATGCTGTCTGATATTGAAAAGGAAACCGTTGATCATCAGCTCAACTTTGACGACTCACTGCAGGAGCCCACAGTTTTACCTGCACGGATTCCAAATTTACTTATCAACGGCGCCTCCGGAATTGCAGTGGGGATGGCTACCAATATGCCTCCACACAATTTATCCGAGGTCGTGGACGGAACGATTGCGCTGATCGAAAATCCAGATATAGAGATTGACGAATTGATTACCCATATAAAAGCCCCTGATTTTCCTACAGGAGGTATTATTTATGGCTATGACGGGGTAAAGGAAGCCTTCCATACAGGGCGTGGACGAATTGTCATGCGTGCCAAATCTCATTTCGAAGAAGTACAGGGAAGAGAGTGTATAATTGTGACCGAGATTCCCTATCAGGTCAATAAGGCAGACATGATCAAAAAGACTGCCGATCTGGTCAATGATAAGAAAATAGAAGGCATTAGCAATATCCGTGACGAAAGTGACAGGAACGGAATGCGCATTGTATACATTCTCAAGCGTGACGCCATCCCCAATATTGTTTTAAATACCTTATTTAAGTACACTGCACTTCAGTCGTCCTTTAGTGTAAACAATATAGCATTAGTTAAGGGTCGTCCACAATTGTTAAACGTAAGGGAGATTATCACCTATTTCGTGGAGCACCGCCATGAAGTGGTGGTACGAAGAACAACCTTCGACCTTAAAAAAGCAGAGGACCGCGCTCATATCCTGGAGGGACTTATTATTGCCTCAGATAATATTGATGAGGTGATCAGCATTATAAGAGGATCATCTAATGCAGATACAGCAAGGGAAGCTCTGATAGAACGATTTAAACTGTCAGAAATTCAGGCCAAGGCAATTGTCGAAATGAGATTGCGTCAGCTTACCGGGCTGGAGCAGGATAAACTCAGGTCGGAGTACGAAGAAGTGCTTAAAACCATTGAAGACCTAAAAGATATTCTCGCCAACAAGGATCGCAGAATGAGCATCATCAAGGATGAATTGCTGGAAGTAAAAGAAAAATACGGAGACGAAAGACGATCTGAAATTAATTTTGCAGGCGGAGATCTAAGTATTGAAGATATGATCCCGGATGAGCAGGTAGTGATCACGATTTCCCATGCAGGGTACATCAAGAGAACACCGCTCACGGAATACAAGACTCAGAACAGAGGTGGAGTGGGTCAGAAAGCATCGGCTACCAGGAATGAAGATTTTCTGGAACACCTCTTTGTTGGGACCAATCATCAATACATGCTGTTCTTCACCCAGAACGGAAAGTGTTTCTGGATGCGGGTCTACGAAATCCCGGAAGGAAGTCGTACATCCAAAGGTAGGGCTATTCAGAATTTGATCAATATTGAATCAGATGATAAGGTGAAAGCTTTCATCTGTACTCAGGATTTAAAGGATGAGGACTACGTGAACAGTCACTACGTCATAATGGCAACCAAGAAAGGTGTTGTAAAGAAGACGTCTCTGGAACAGTACTCGCGTCCGCGCCAAAATGGAATCATTGCCATCAATGTACGAGAGGGTGATGAGTTGCTTGAAGCAAAACTGACCACTGGTACCAGTGAAATCTTCCTTGGCTTAAAATCCGGAAAAGCTATCCGATTTGAAGAGAGCAAAACCCGGCCTATGGGAAGGAATGCATCCGGAGTTCGCGGCATAACGCTGGCGAGTGATGATGACGAGGTCATTGGAATGATCTCTGTCCACAATTTTGACGAGGAAATCCTTGTAGTCTCAGAGAATGGCTATGGCAAGCGTTCCAGCATAGATGACTATAGAATTACGAATCGCGGAGGAAAAGGAGTTAAAACCATCTCCATAACCGATAAAACAGGAGGTTTGGTAGCCATTAAAAATGTATCAGATTCAGACGACTTGATGATTATCAATAAATCTGGAATTGCGATCAGGATGAGTGTAGATGACCTTAGGACCATGGGGAGGGCAACACAGGGTGTTAAACTTATTAACCTAAAGGATAACGACTCCATTGCTGCAGTTGCCAAGGTGATGAAGGATGAGGATAACTTGGAAGAAGTAGACCTGATGGATATAGAAGTAAAAACAGAAGATGGCACGGCTCTTGATAATCAAGAACCTGAATCAGAAGAATAA
- a CDS encoding tetratricopeptide repeat protein, whose protein sequence is MKTKLFILMAMMLSMAAYSQKNEIKAAEKALKSGDPTAAKASLESISGSISGADERLQAQYYYVRGQVFSDLAKKGDATAFDDAVNSYQQVIAVEEASGKQKYSTESQQMLAGLTSDLINAAVEDNNNKKFREGADKLYMAYKLSPQDTIYLYYAASSAVNGQHFEEALGYYEELNALGYDGSSMSYKATNVETGEVEEMNDKVQMDLMVKSGTYKDPKMERTPSKSSEIIKNIALIYTQLGQDEKALKAYKDARAENPNDVNLVLNEANLYYKMGDKDTFKSLMSEASDMAPDNPDLQYNIGVINMEQGNMEEARAAYERAIEINPGYVNAQLNLSTTYVNEGNSLIDEMNELGNSRADIARYEELKKQKDDLFLEGAQILEDALKQNPDNQGLLSQLKNIYGALGDNENFMRIKKLLGE, encoded by the coding sequence ATGAAAACGAAACTATTTATTTTAATGGCCATGATGTTAAGCATGGCGGCTTATTCTCAAAAAAATGAGATTAAGGCAGCAGAGAAAGCTCTTAAAAGTGGAGATCCCACAGCTGCGAAGGCCAGCCTTGAATCAATTTCGGGATCAATAAGTGGGGCAGATGAACGCCTTCAGGCTCAGTATTATTATGTACGCGGGCAGGTATTTTCAGATTTAGCTAAGAAAGGTGATGCCACTGCCTTTGATGATGCAGTAAATTCTTATCAGCAAGTGATTGCAGTTGAAGAGGCCAGCGGGAAGCAAAAATACAGCACAGAAAGTCAGCAAATGCTCGCAGGATTAACTTCCGATCTGATCAACGCTGCGGTTGAAGACAACAACAACAAAAAATTTAGGGAAGGTGCAGACAAACTGTATATGGCTTATAAGTTAAGTCCGCAAGACACTATCTACCTTTACTACGCTGCCAGTAGTGCTGTAAACGGACAGCATTTTGAGGAAGCACTCGGATACTATGAGGAGTTAAATGCCTTAGGATACGATGGCAGTAGCATGTCTTACAAGGCTACTAATGTAGAAACAGGTGAGGTAGAAGAAATGAATGATAAGGTACAGATGGATCTTATGGTAAAATCAGGTACTTATAAGGATCCAAAAATGGAGAGGACTCCTTCAAAGAGCTCTGAGATCATCAAGAACATTGCCTTGATCTATACCCAGCTCGGGCAGGACGAAAAGGCGTTAAAAGCATATAAAGATGCGAGAGCAGAAAATCCTAATGATGTAAACCTGGTATTAAATGAAGCTAACCTCTATTATAAAATGGGGGACAAGGATACCTTTAAAAGCCTGATGTCTGAAGCTTCAGATATGGCTCCTGACAATCCGGATCTCCAATATAACATTGGGGTAATTAATATGGAACAGGGGAATATGGAGGAAGCGCGCGCTGCGTATGAGAGGGCAATCGAAATTAATCCTGGCTACGTAAATGCTCAGCTTAACCTATCCACTACCTATGTTAACGAAGGCAACAGTCTGATTGACGAGATGAACGAACTGGGAAATTCCAGAGCCGACATCGCGAGGTATGAAGAACTGAAAAAGCAGAAAGATGACTTGTTTTTGGAAGGGGCCCAGATTCTTGAAGACGCCTTAAAACAAAATCCTGATAATCAGGGACTTTTATCTCAGCTTAAAAATATTTACGGGGCTTTAGGAGATAACGAGAACTTTATGAGGATCAAAAAATTATTGGGCGAATAA
- a CDS encoding C40 family peptidase, with protein MQKDSHHYGLCALSIIPVRASADQASEQVSQLLYGDLYKITDHRKEWYKIRITFDGTEGWILKNQINPLSKEEYKAHRGIKDPAHASDLISFVSVNTNELIPVLLGSVIEHSETFNHQYEGASVSGNQEKTQLIETALQYLNAPCQWGGKTPFGIDCSGFTQMVYKINGRKLPRNAHEQAKEGEVLSFVEESTPGDLAFFDDQEGVIKHVGIIMNNNHIIHAFGKVRIDRLDQTGIYDPELGAYTHRLRVIKKII; from the coding sequence TTGCAGAAAGACTCCCATCACTACGGGCTTTGCGCTCTGAGTATCATCCCGGTAAGAGCCTCGGCAGACCAGGCCAGTGAGCAGGTGAGTCAGCTACTTTATGGGGATTTGTACAAGATCACTGACCATCGAAAGGAATGGTATAAAATCCGTATCACATTTGACGGTACTGAGGGGTGGATTTTAAAAAATCAGATTAACCCTCTCTCCAAAGAGGAATACAAGGCGCATAGAGGGATCAAGGATCCCGCCCATGCCTCGGATCTGATCTCTTTTGTAAGTGTCAATACCAACGAGCTCATTCCCGTTCTGCTAGGTTCGGTTATAGAACACAGCGAGACATTTAATCATCAATACGAAGGGGCTTCCGTAAGCGGAAATCAGGAAAAGACACAATTAATTGAAACCGCTTTACAGTACTTGAACGCTCCATGCCAGTGGGGCGGTAAGACTCCTTTTGGGATAGATTGCTCTGGTTTTACGCAAATGGTCTATAAGATCAACGGCAGAAAACTGCCTAGAAACGCCCATGAACAGGCTAAAGAGGGGGAAGTATTGAGTTTTGTGGAAGAAAGTACTCCCGGTGATCTGGCTTTTTTTGATGATCAGGAAGGAGTAATTAAGCATGTGGGAATTATAATGAACAACAATCACATCATCCATGCTTTTGGCAAGGTTCGTATCGACAGACTGGACCAAACCGGAATCTACGATCCGGAGTTGGGTGCCTATACCCACAGGCTCAGAGTAATTAAGAAGATCATATAA